One Mesorhizobium sp. L-2-11 genomic region harbors:
- a CDS encoding quaternary amine ABC transporter ATP-binding protein produces MADTTEQVPQAAGTPRDPRPIKLACRNVWKLFGANAANFIRQRDGKASMAEVAAAGLVGAVRAVDLEIRQGEIFIIMGLSGSGKSTLVRCMSRLVEPTHGKVEFEGKDLLKISDAALIELRRHRMGMVFQNFALLPHLNVLENIAFPLGIQGQDRPTREKRAREVIELVGLRGREHFYPRELSGGQQQRVGIARSLATKPEIWFLDEPFSALDPLIRREMQDELMRLQTMLHKTIVFITHDFDEAIRLADRVAIMKDGEVIQIGTPEELVVNPATDYVAEFTRDVDRAKVISARSLMRACDGAEHGGVVAPDAKISSFSADIVSAGKPFAVVNGTGKPIGEVTPQAVIDLLAGIERSGAGA; encoded by the coding sequence ATGGCCGATACGACTGAACAGGTGCCGCAAGCGGCAGGCACGCCGAGGGATCCCCGCCCGATAAAGCTCGCCTGCCGCAACGTCTGGAAGCTGTTCGGCGCGAACGCGGCCAATTTCATCCGCCAGCGCGACGGCAAGGCCAGCATGGCGGAGGTCGCCGCGGCCGGGCTGGTCGGCGCGGTGCGCGCCGTCGACCTCGAAATCCGCCAGGGCGAGATCTTCATCATCATGGGGCTTTCGGGATCCGGCAAGTCGACGCTGGTGCGCTGCATGTCGAGGCTGGTCGAGCCGACGCATGGCAAGGTCGAGTTCGAGGGCAAGGACCTCCTGAAAATCTCCGATGCCGCGCTGATCGAACTGCGGCGCCACCGCATGGGCATGGTGTTCCAGAATTTCGCCCTGCTGCCGCATCTGAATGTGCTGGAGAACATCGCCTTTCCACTGGGCATCCAGGGGCAAGACCGGCCGACGCGCGAGAAACGCGCGCGCGAAGTGATCGAGCTTGTCGGCCTGCGCGGCCGCGAGCATTTCTATCCGCGCGAACTCTCCGGCGGCCAGCAGCAGCGTGTCGGCATCGCCCGCAGCCTCGCCACCAAGCCGGAAATCTGGTTTCTCGACGAGCCTTTCTCGGCGCTCGATCCGCTGATCCGCCGCGAGATGCAGGACGAACTGATGCGGCTGCAGACCATGCTGCACAAGACCATCGTCTTCATTACCCATGATTTCGACGAGGCCATCCGGCTGGCCGACCGCGTCGCCATCATGAAGGACGGCGAGGTCATCCAGATCGGCACCCCGGAAGAGCTGGTGGTCAACCCGGCGACCGACTATGTCGCCGAGTTCACCCGCGACGTCGACCGCGCCAAGGTGATCTCGGCGCGAAGCCTGATGCGCGCCTGCGACGGCGCCGAGCATGGCGGCGTGGTCGCGCCGGATGCCAAGATATCAAGTTTTTCGGCTGATATCGTCTCGGCCGGCAAGCCGTTCGCCGTCGTCAACGGCACCGGCAAGCCGATCGGCGAAGTCACGCCGCAAGCGGTGATCGATCTTCTGGCCGGCATCGAGCGTTCCGGGGCCGGCGCATGA